Within the Thermococcus sp. genome, the region CGAACTGATAGAAGGTCCAATATCTTCCTTGAATCGGTAGAGGTATGTAGTTTCCGATGGCCCAGTACATGGTGGGTGTAATCTCACCGTTCTCGCCAAGGGGAGTGAAGACGGCGTAGTCCTTAAAGCTTTCTCCATAGCTCAGCCTGTCCTTAAAGCGCTCGTCGAAGATTACGCTCGCCTTCCTCTTGCCGAGGCCAATTATCCTAGCTATTTCGTTCTCGCCGAACGCTACCCTGTGGGCTAATTCAGCAACCAGTTTGGCGTTAACCTCGCTCGCCTCGACCGGGTGCTCTATCAGGGCCTCCTTCGTGAACTCAGGCTTTCCGCTGATGCCAACCTCCTCCGGCTTGAGAAGTCCGCGGTGGACGAGCTCAAGAACCCAGGCGGCGGTTCCACCGAATTCTATCGCATCGAAGCCCATCGCATCAACGGCATGGACGCTTATATCGCTCGCGCGGAGGCTTATGCTTCCGCTCAGCGGTCCGTTGGCCTCGTAGGGCTCGTACTCGACGTGATGGCCGTTGCGATACTTCTTGCACACAACCGGACAGGGCTCACCGCAGGTCGTCCAGTTCTTTGGCTTTATCGCCTCCTCGTTGAAGGGCTCCCAGTAGTACTTCATTATAGCCTCGTGAATCTTTATTCGGTCTTCCTTTGGGATATAGGGCATCTGCCAGTTTAGAATCGGGACGAAGTCGCCCTCAGCCGGGTAGTTGCCTCCGAAGGTTCCACCGGTGTTGAGCTTTGGATTAAAGCGGTATTTCGTCGTTTTCTCGGCTATTATCTCGTTGTAGGGCTTCTTGTGAACACCCTCAACGATTTCCTTGGCGGTTTTGAAGTTCGAGATGTCCTCACCGGGGAAGTTCCTTTTCCTAGGCTTTCCACCGAAGATTATCCCGACAACGTTGTGGGCCCTGAGCAGAACGCTTCCGGAACCTCCACGGGCGGCCCAGTCTTCGCTACCAACGAGTCTCTTCCCCTTCCTTAGGGCCTGGGAGAATATAGCCCCGTAGTTAGTGTTCAGAGAAGCCGGACCGACAACCGCTATTCTGTACTCGAAGTCAAAGCGCTCGCCGAAGGTGTCAATAAGGTACTGGGTGAGCGCATAAACACCCTCTTCACCTTTGTATCCGCGCCATACATTGATTACCTTTTCGAGCTCAATCTCGTGGAGCTCAACCCTAACGTTGTCCCCATCGTTGTAGAGGAGAACAACAACTGGCTTTTCAGCCCTGCCCTCAAAGGTTACGAAGTCAACGCCAACGTTCTTGAAGGCGTAGGCCGCTCCACCCATGGCCGATGGAAAGAGCGTTCCATAGAGGGGTGACCTGAAGAAGAACATGAGCCTGTGGGCACCAGGAAGAGTCGAGCCGGCGAAGGGTCCCATTCCCATTACAACCACGTTTTTCGGGTCGTACGGGTTTATTGAGTGCGTCTCAAGGTTCTCATGGAGCTCAAGACCGTAGTCTATGATACCGTAGATTCCTGGCCTCTCGATTTCCTCGCTCTCAATCCTGTTCTCGTCAAGCTTGATGTGCATGACCGTGAACTCCATGCTTCTTCACCCCTTTGTATCACTCCAAGTGTTAGGTAGAATGAGGGCATATTTAAGGTTTTCTTGTCGGCTGAATGGCATTGGAAGAATGAACAGAATAGGGGAGAAAGGTCAGGGAATTCACTCGATGTCTTCAAAGCGCTCCTCAAGCCTCTTGAGGACGCCCGGGAGGGTAGTGTACTCCATTTCCTCGAGCGGAAGTCTGTGGGGCTCGAAGGGTCCGTGTCTGCGCATGTACTCAGTAATCTCGAGGGCCTTCTGCCTCGCGTAGTCGAACGCCGGGTCGTCGAAGAGGTCAACTGGACCAACGAGTTTTCCTTCAGGGCTTATCTGCCAGCCGAGAGCGACAACCCTCGGCGGACCGTCAAAGCGCGTTGGGTTGGCGTCGCACATCGAAACGGGCATTATCGGGCCGTTGTGGGAACCGCGCATCCAGCCGCTGACGAGGTGCGGGAATGCGAAGGGCTCGAGAACCTCTCCAAGTGCCGGAAGACCGCTCTGGGCTCTGACTATAGCGACCGGGTCGTCCTTACCGACGTATTCCCCTGCAATCTCGTAGAGCTTCTCAGTACTGACAACAGCCACCGGCTCGTCCTTTGGAATCGGGTGCCCTTCCTTCGGGTAAACGCGCTTGATGACGTACCTGCTCTTCGCTCCGATGAGGGCGAGAAGGTCATAGAGCTCTTCCGGAGTGTTGAGGATTACACGCTTGTGCTTGAGAATGTCCCAGACCTCAAAGCGGAAGCCCATGTGCATCTTGGGGTCAATGACCAAACCAGCGGTGTTGAAGGGGTCGGCGAACATCCTGAATATCGGCAGGTTAAACGCGCCAGGCTCGGTCTTGTCCATGTGGAACGTAACTATAGGCTCGCTCTTCCTCAGCGTTATCTCCATCTCGGCAACTCCCGGCCCCATTCCACGGACGTTTCCGCTGAAGGCATCTTTGAGGAGGTCCTGGCCGGCACCGTAGAGGCCGAGCTCCTTGGCGACCTTGGTGGCCTCCTCAAAGGCTTTCCAGGCGAGCCCGTGTATATCTGGACTGTCAACGCCCTTCTTGTGTGTCATGATGAGCTGAAGGTCATCTCCTGCATAGGCGACGTAGAAGTCTATTATCGTCCCCTCCTCCTTGGCCTTGCTGAGTATCTCTTCGGCCTTCTCTATGAGCTGGGGGTGAACCCTCGAGTGCCCGGGCCAGCCACCTATGTCGGCTTTGATTACGCTAATCGTTATCTTGTCCCCAACTGCCATGGCAACCACCTCCGAAGGAGAATGAGAGTTTTATGCTTATAAAACATTAATATCACCGTAAATGATACGGAGAGCCTAAAAGAGTGAAACATCACTCACAGATATCAGTCCAGCCGAACTGTTCCTTTGCAACCTTTATAAGGTTCTTAAGCTCCTCTTTCTTGAGGTTAACGCTTGAGCTTGCACCAACGAGGGCTATGATACCGTGAACTTCCTCCTGGAGCTGTATGACGTTCTCATCAACCTTGACAACGCGGAGTTCCCTTCTCGCGGTCTCGTCCTCGCCGATTTTGAACTTGTCCTTTCCAATAACTATTGGCTCCTCCATGGCAACCACCCAGTAGATTTTTGTGAGTCAAAGTTAATAAAATTTCCGGGAGCAAAGTTTATAAACCCGGGACCGTTAAGGTTGAGACGGACGGGGGCGTGGTGTAGCCTGGTCCATCATCGCGGGCTCCAGAGGTATGAGGACTTGCGGGTTTGCTGATTGGGGATGAGCCTTTGGAGCTCTGACCCGGAGAAACCCGCGGACCGGGGTTCAAATCCCCGCGCCCCCACCATTACAGCCCTTGCTTGCGCAAGCGCTGGCGGAAGAGTAAGTGCCTTTTTTGAGAATTAGTCGGTTCTGAAATGGGTTTTCATTTACTCGCTCCTTTATGAGTGTTTCACTCCGGAGAAGCGCCCAAAGGGCGCTGATTAAAGTTGAAACTACTTGGAAAGGCTTTGTTTGGTGTTAAAACCCTGTCAAAGTTGTACTTGAGTAATGCACAACTGGTTTTTCGCCAGCCTTTCTTAAAGGCTGAGTGCAAAGTTTCATCAAAGTTTGTAGCTCTTTTTGAAATGCAATTTTCATGTGTGGTTTCTTTTTAATGTGTGCTTGAGTGTTGGGAACTTATGGGATTGCATTGTTTTGTTGGTTTGGCTTTAAAATCGACGCCCTTCGGGCGTCACCGAGAGACAAACCCTCCATTATGGAACTCTTTCTCAACATTCCCCTTTGTAAAATGCGCACTTAGTGCAAAACCATTTCCTCTTGATAACCTCCCATGGACGGAGAGCTACTAACTTTTGGTGAAACTTTTTCCAAAAGTTTCAGTGCTGGCGGAAAGTGAAGTGCCTCTTCTGTAATGTTCAAATTTTGGAATGGGTTTTTTACTCACTTGTCCCCTCGGTGAGTGTTTCTCTCTGGAGAAACGCCCGAAGGGCGCTAATCAGAGTTGAAACTGCTTAGGGGAGTCCAATTAAATGTGTTTAAACCCCCTGACACGCGCTTCTTAAGAGTGGCATGAGGGGCTTTCTGCCAGCTTGATGAAGGGTATTCTTTTCGCCCTCACATCTTCCTCCCGATAAGTATGCCAAGGACTATTAGGACAAGGCCGGCGAGAGTGCCGGGCATTATATCCTCCCCAACAACCAAGGATATAAACACTAGGCTGAGGAAGGGAATGAGGTAAGCCAGATTCGAGGCGAATGCAACATCGTCCTCAACGGCCCTGTACCAGATGAGGAACGTAACGCCCATTTCAAACAGGCCAACGTAGACAGCCCCAACGAGGCCCTTAACCGAGGGTATAGAGAACCCGTCGGCGAAAGCGAGGATCACCGACACGTAGGCAAAGCTAAAGAGGAAGTTCCAGAAGGTCTTCTCGACGGGTGACCTCTTGTCCCTCAGGTTCAACAGCCAGTAGGTGGCCCAGACCACCGCACTCCCGAGACCGAAGATGACCCCTATTGGGTTGGAGAAGTTCAGGCCAGTTAAGTTTCCCGCCGTGGCGACGATGAAGGCACCGAGAAAGCCAATGAAGAGCCCAAAGAGAGCTTTGGCTCTCGGTCTTTTCCCGAGGAGAGGGACAGACAGGAGGACGAGCATCAGGGGCCAGGTGTAGTTCAAAGCCTGGGCCTCCTGGGCAGGAAGCCTCTCGTAGGCCGAAAAGAGGAGGAGGTAGTAGAGGACAATCAGAAAGCCGAGGTAAGCGGAGCGGAGGTTCTCCTTTCGCGGAGAGAACTCGCGTGAGTAGAGAAGGCCGAACACGAAGAGAGATGTCAGGGATGCGTAGAAGAGCAACTGGATTGGACTCATGTAGCGCAGGGAGAGCTTGAAAGCACTCGCGACAGTTGACCAGAGCAATACTGCACCAACGGCGTACTTTTTGGACATGGAGAAAAAGAGAGGTTGAAGTTTTAAAAATTCACTCCTCCCTGAAGGCCCCGTACTTCTTGGGGTCATAGAAAGGTGGAGCAACCGTTACGGCCTTCTTGGGCTTGCCCCTGATTTCCACTTCTATTTCAAGGCCGGGTTTGGCGTACTCCTCTTTAACAAAGGCTATTCCAATGCCAATTCCGAGGAGAGGTGAGAGTGTCCCGCTCGTGACTTCGCCGATGGGCTCACCGTTGGCAAGAACGCGGTAGCCCTCCCTCGGAATGCCCTTCTCGACCATCTTGAAGTGGACGAGCTTTCTTCCCAAACCGCGCTCCCTCTGCTTGAGGAGGGCATCCTTTCCTATGAACTCCTTGTCCCAGAATATGGCGAAGTCAAGGTTTGCCTGGAGAGGTGTAACCTCGTCTATATCTGTACTGAGGAGCTGGAGCTCCTTGGTCTCGTTACCGTAGAGCGTGTAACCGGCTTCAAGCCTGAGTGTATCGCGAGCTCCAAGGCCAGCGGGCTTTATGCCGTACTTCTTGCCAGCTTCAAGGATTCTCTCCCAGACGTGGAGGGCCTTCTCCGGTTTTCCTCTCTTCGATGGGTCTGGATGATAGGGGTTGGCATCTTCGAAGTAGACCTCAAAACCGTTCTCGCCCGTGTAACCGCTCCTTGAGAGGAGCATCTTGATTCCGTCGAGCTCAACTTCCTTCGCCTGGAACCACCAGAGGTCGTTTATGTCTATTCCAAAAAGGTCCTTCGCAAGGTCTCTCGCCTTAGGACCCTGTATCGAGAACATCGCCATGTCGTAGGTCTTGTTCTCAATCTCAAGGTCGAGCTCGCCAAACTTCTCTATCCCGCGCTTTATTGCGTTGAACCAGGCCTCGAGCTTCTCGAATGCATCGCTGTCACACACCATCATGTAGGTGTCGTTTCCAAGGTTAAATACCAGCGTTTCGTCCTTAACCGCTCCGCGCTCGTTAAGAACGAGCGTATAAGTCCCGCTTATTGCAGGGGGCTTGCTTATGTCGTTGGTCGTTACGTACTGGAGGAACTCCAGGGCATCTTTACCTCGGAATATGAACTCGCCCATGTGGGAAACATCGAAGATTCCAACCCCGTTTCTAACCGCTAGATGCTCCTCCTTTATACTGGAGTACCAGATGGGCATTTCCCAGCCGGCGAACTCCTCAACCTTCTTGGCGTGCTCCTTATGCCAGTCGAAGAGGTGAACTCTTTTGACCATAGCCATCACCGTTCAAACTTCTATCTGGACGTTATAACCCTTTTCACTCCACATGCCTTATGGCCTCCGCGGGGTTGAGCTCGGCGGCCTTTTTTGCTGGATATATGCTTGCCAGAAGGCCTATGACCAGGGTCACGCCGAAAGCTACTGCAACGACCCTAAAATCCACCACGGGATTCGGAAGGCCGGGAGTCTTTGTCCTCAATATTCCAACTATGATTTCCGCCAGGAGAACGCCAAAGCCAAACCCAATAATCCCCCCGATAATGGTCATCATGAGGCCCTCAAGCAGTATCATCTCAAGTATGAACCTTTTCTTTGCACCCAGGGCCCTGTACGTCCCGATTTCCCTAGTTCTTTCCATGACTGAAGTCAGGAGCGTGTTGATAACTCCAAGCGCGCCCACGAAGAGGGCTATGCTTCCTATTCCTATCAGAAGGTTGTTGAGCATGGTCTCGATTTCGACGACCACCTTAATGCCCTGGCTCTCGGTTATTACAGTCGAACTGGGAAGAATCTTTTGAACGGCCCTTTTGACGTCGTTTACAAAGGCAACGTCATCAACCCAGAGTTCAACGAAGCTAATCTTCCCCGGCTCGTTGTACATCGTCTGAAGGGTTCCAAGGGGGACGAAGACGCTCGTGTCTATAAAACCTCCGATAACGCTCTGACCGCTCTCCTGAAAGTTCCCGGAAACCTTAAACTCCCACGCCCGGCCGTTTTCGTTATACAGCTTGATTGTCTGACCGGGGAGTATCTGCCAGTTCAGATAACCACCGCCCTCCTTCTGTATCTTGCCGTTTGCGAGGGAATATCCAAGAAGGGCCTTGAAGCGGGCACCTTGGGGTATGAACTGACCCCTCTGGAGCTGTGGCCCGGTTAACGCATAAAACTTCTGGGCATCCCTGGGGACAATGCCCATCACAGTAACGGGTATCTCCCATCCGCGGTATTCCATGACCGTGAACTTAACCAGAACTGGATTAACGGCCTCAACGTGGCTTATCTTCTCAAGCTCTCTGACCACGCTCTGGTTCAGGGTGTTGGTTCCGATGGTCCAGATTGAAGCCCCCATTCCGGGTAGCACTATGACAACGTTACTCGTGCTCTGCAGTGTACTGCTTATCGAGAGCTGAAAACCCTCGGCAATCGAAATCAGGGCAGTTATCGAAGCTATGGCAATGATTATACCGAGCATTGTGAAGAACGTTCTGATTTTTCTCCTGTGAAGGTTCCTGAAGGCTATCTTCAGGATTTCCCTATCCACGCCTCCACCTCCACGCAATGATTCCGAGAAGCACTATTATTGCCCCGGCCCCGTAGTAGTACTCGTATTTTCTCCTTGACGAGATGTTGGAGGGAAGCTGAAGGCTTATTGTCTGGTTGAAGCTCTTAAAGCTCCCGTTTGCGGTCATGTATGTAACCCTGACAACAACCGGATACCTTCCCGCCCGTATCGTGGAGTTCAGAACCTCAAAGTTAACGCTGTCGTAGTCCATCGGCTCAACGGTGCCGACGTAATGTTCTCCAAGGGGGAACAGGCTGAGGACAGGGGAACTTATCGAGACTGTAACACCCCTCGCGGGTGCTTTTCCGTCGTTTGCAACATCAACCTCAAAGTTGTATTTTCCGTCGCTTATCCAGACGTTGCCTATGTAAACTTTGAGCCTTGGCCTGCCCTCCACCTGGACACCAAAGGTTGCCTCCTCCTTGTAGGAAACACCGTTTCCATCCTCGTACGTTATAACCGCGTAGAGCGGATAAACGCCCGCTGAAACGTCCTTAACGGCGAACTCCAGCGTGCCATTACCGCTTCCGTTCACGGGGAGTTCGTCAAAATAAAGGGAGCTCTGCCTGAGAATCGGATATATATTGGCCTGCTCGTTTGTTTCTCCCCCCGTGGGGAACAGGGAGTAGGTCTGCTGTTCCTCCTTGGGCTTCGTTGGGAGAAGCTCAACCCTAACGTGATAAGCTGGGGCGTTTCCCGTGTTTTTCACATTAACCACGACAGTAAAGTTAGACGCGGGTTCAACGGGATTCGGTCTGGTTGTAAAGCTCTCTATCACAACCTTTGGCCTGTAAACGTCGTTCACAGGTATTCCGACTTCAAATTGCTCCGTCTTAATTACGCCGTTTTCGTCGCTGTATTCAAGGCTTACGTAGAGCGGATAGACATCGGGTCTAAGGGCCTTTGAAGCAATGAGCTGAAAGTGTAGTGTTTTTTCATGTCCCGGAGGAAGCAGTCCGGTATACTGAACCGGGCCCTGACGGTAGGAAGCAAATGGAATTTCGCTTTCAAAGGAAGGAATGCTGACGGTCGGCAGGAGGACTTTTTGAGCGGTCTCTTGCTCCTGAACCAGTGGCTTGGAGTAGAGGTAAACCCTGACGTATCTGGCGGTCATGCTCCCTATGTTTTTCAGAGTAACGTTCAGCTGGAATGTCCCACCGACCTCAACGGGGGAGAAACTAACGTTGGTCACAACGATTATTGTACCCTCAACAACCGAGTAAGCCACGTATTTCGGCACGAGAATTTTCATAAGGGCAGTGTCGTTGGAAATCCGGTAAATGACAACGTAAGTATCATAGAAGACATGCGTCCCAACTCCAAAGTAGGCATAGTCCGTTGTGTCGTTTTTATGGTAGCGCATGAGAACGCTTCCGTTCTTTATATCGAGAACCGAAAGCTGAAGCGGGCCGTACGTGAAGTTCATTCCGGGATAGGCAACACCGTAAAAGACGGTGGCCGGTTTAGAATAAACTTCAATAAGGGCCTGGGGGTTATCGGAAAGGGGGTTCTTGATGTAAACCAGAGACACGTTTATGTCGTTGTAGGAATAGCTCTGGCCCGGAGAAAGGGTAAACGTCTTGGTCTGGAAGTTGCGGTTGTCCCTCAGCTTGAAAAGCACCAGAGGTGGCCACGTGTTCTGGTTGTAGAGAAAGTTAACGAC harbors:
- the gor gene encoding glyceraldehyde-3-phosphate:ferredoxin oxidoreductase; translation: MEFTVMHIKLDENRIESEEIERPGIYGIIDYGLELHENLETHSINPYDPKNVVVMGMGPFAGSTLPGAHRLMFFFRSPLYGTLFPSAMGGAAYAFKNVGVDFVTFEGRAEKPVVVLLYNDGDNVRVELHEIELEKVINVWRGYKGEEGVYALTQYLIDTFGERFDFEYRIAVVGPASLNTNYGAIFSQALRKGKRLVGSEDWAARGGSGSVLLRAHNVVGIIFGGKPRKRNFPGEDISNFKTAKEIVEGVHKKPYNEIIAEKTTKYRFNPKLNTGGTFGGNYPAEGDFVPILNWQMPYIPKEDRIKIHEAIMKYYWEPFNEEAIKPKNWTTCGEPCPVVCKKYRNGHHVEYEPYEANGPLSGSISLRASDISVHAVDAMGFDAIEFGGTAAWVLELVHRGLLKPEEVGISGKPEFTKEALIEHPVEASEVNAKLVAELAHRVAFGENEIARIIGLGKRKASVIFDERFKDRLSYGESFKDYAVFTPLGENGEITPTMYWAIGNYIPLPIQGRYWTFYQFGIFLEPEELAQKIIASALWEFWYDNVGWCRFHRGWMKPVLKALFMDAYGENIDMEEHARRQIKRLIEYARKAGYTPAFWDSMRVIDLIAKGSEEFGNKKWAERFKIDKVGTAKEYLSRVLDAYSEILGVEWRL
- the fbp gene encoding fructose-1,6-bisphosphate aldolase/phosphatase; the protein is MAVGDKITISVIKADIGGWPGHSRVHPQLIEKAEEILSKAKEEGTIIDFYVAYAGDDLQLIMTHKKGVDSPDIHGLAWKAFEEATKVAKELGLYGAGQDLLKDAFSGNVRGMGPGVAEMEITLRKSEPIVTFHMDKTEPGAFNLPIFRMFADPFNTAGLVIDPKMHMGFRFEVWDILKHKRVILNTPEELYDLLALIGAKSRYVIKRVYPKEGHPIPKDEPVAVVSTEKLYEIAGEYVGKDDPVAIVRAQSGLPALGEVLEPFAFPHLVSGWMRGSHNGPIMPVSMCDANPTRFDGPPRVVALGWQISPEGKLVGPVDLFDDPAFDYARQKALEITEYMRRHGPFEPHRLPLEEMEYTTLPGVLKRLEERFEDIE
- a CDS encoding DMT family transporter; amino-acid sequence: MSKKYAVGAVLLWSTVASAFKLSLRYMSPIQLLFYASLTSLFVFGLLYSREFSPRKENLRSAYLGFLIVLYYLLLFSAYERLPAQEAQALNYTWPLMLVLLSVPLLGKRPRAKALFGLFIGFLGAFIVATAGNLTGLNFSNPIGVIFGLGSAVVWATYWLLNLRDKRSPVEKTFWNFLFSFAYVSVILAFADGFSIPSVKGLVGAVYVGLFEMGVTFLIWYRAVEDDVAFASNLAYLIPFLSLVFISLVVGEDIMPGTLAGLVLIVLGILIGRKM
- the gcvT gene encoding glycine cleavage system aminomethyltransferase GcvT, encoding MVKRVHLFDWHKEHAKKVEEFAGWEMPIWYSSIKEEHLAVRNGVGIFDVSHMGEFIFRGKDALEFLQYVTTNDISKPPAISGTYTLVLNERGAVKDETLVFNLGNDTYMMVCDSDAFEKLEAWFNAIKRGIEKFGELDLEIENKTYDMAMFSIQGPKARDLAKDLFGIDINDLWWFQAKEVELDGIKMLLSRSGYTGENGFEVYFEDANPYHPDPSKRGKPEKALHVWERILEAGKKYGIKPAGLGARDTLRLEAGYTLYGNETKELQLLSTDIDEVTPLQANLDFAIFWDKEFIGKDALLKQRERGLGRKLVHFKMVEKGIPREGYRVLANGEPIGEVTSGTLSPLLGIGIGIAFVKEEYAKPGLEIEVEIRGKPKKAVTVAPPFYDPKKYGAFREE
- a CDS encoding ABC transporter permease, coding for MDREILKIAFRNLHRRKIRTFFTMLGIIIAIASITALISIAEGFQLSISSTLQSTSNVVIVLPGMGASIWTIGTNTLNQSVVRELEKISHVEAVNPVLVKFTVMEYRGWEIPVTVMGIVPRDAQKFYALTGPQLQRGQFIPQGARFKALLGYSLANGKIQKEGGGYLNWQILPGQTIKLYNENGRAWEFKVSGNFQESGQSVIGGFIDTSVFVPLGTLQTMYNEPGKISFVELWVDDVAFVNDVKRAVQKILPSSTVITESQGIKVVVEIETMLNNLLIGIGSIALFVGALGVINTLLTSVMERTREIGTYRALGAKKRFILEMILLEGLMMTIIGGIIGFGFGVLLAEIIVGILRTKTPGLPNPVVDFRVVAVAFGVTLVIGLLASIYPAKKAAELNPAEAIRHVE